One region of Chitinophaga varians genomic DNA includes:
- the secDF gene encoding protein translocase subunit SecDF has product MQLKGLVRFFAIALILISLYQLSFTFLVRNYEKKIERQAETDVAKQFPTPDQKYPGSKELQAFYSDTLKGFTKQRRQEIVDSTSNKQIAGFPWYVTYTKAKEKELNLGLDLVGGMNVVLEVSVEDVIRALAGQSKDPAFNKALELAEQRKNTNQADFVTLFGQTYAEVAPQGRLATIFANAYQKDINFNSSNQQVLDMIRKESHAAIKNTYIVLQKRIDKFGVAQPNISLDENKGLISVELAGVDNAERVRKYLQATANLEFREVYKNSPEFFQNVLNPMNEAIRNAQGGAKAATPATTDSSKATAAADTKANPADTSKEGKLSDYLAKKDTGKSVKDSAKASQEQLFAEQRKQNPLFAIMIPMLDPQSGTLIPSPSIGRILPKDTAAFRQYLQMPAVQAILPKDAVFAFGPENKEDKHGPLAIYALKVNPANPAPRVGGERIVDARQDVGPDNQPEISMTMDNVGAHEWKKLTGELAPANPKDPSTLNFVAIVLDNIVYSAPSIQGEIAGGRSSISGSFTMEEANDLANILKSGKMPAPARIVQEQIVGPTLGAESIAAGAKSFMISFVIIFVLMLVYYNSAGWVANIALVLNLLFTFGILASLGATLTMAGIAGLVLTIGMAVDTNVIIFERIKDELTHGKSYPDAISLGYKRSYAPVLDGHVTSLLTAFILFYFGLGPVLGFATTQIIGLLLSLFCGILVSRMITDWWTNKKRHFEYFTPISKKIFKHAAFDFVGKRKYAYIISAIVAIGGITSFFHGFDHGIDFSGGRSFTVRFEKPMNRQEVANVLKKEFDGEVFVKTIGNTNQLSITTAYKIEQQSLAVDQEVITKLYHGLKPYYEASVTQDVFNTRYVVGSQTVSPTISDDLRAGAVKATILSILVIFVYILIRFSKWQYSIGTIFSLLHDVLLTLAVFSWFKDIVPFTLEIDQHFIAAILTVIGFSMNDTVIVFDRIREYFKTGVHGRDRDTVINKAINDTLSRTIMTSLTVFLTILVLFIFGGEVTRGFAFAMLIGVITGTYSSIFVAAPVLVDFDKKNQLSNESDAVAVAEKKATPATK; this is encoded by the coding sequence ATGCAACTAAAAGGACTGGTAAGATTTTTTGCCATCGCACTGATCCTTATCTCTTTGTATCAACTGTCCTTCACGTTTTTGGTGCGGAACTATGAGAAGAAGATAGAGCGGCAGGCCGAGACCGATGTAGCCAAACAATTCCCTACACCTGACCAGAAATACCCTGGCAGCAAAGAACTGCAGGCCTTCTATTCTGACACGCTGAAAGGATTCACCAAACAAAGAAGACAAGAGATCGTGGACAGCACCAGCAATAAACAGATTGCAGGGTTTCCATGGTATGTCACCTACACCAAGGCTAAAGAGAAAGAACTGAATCTGGGTCTCGACCTGGTAGGTGGTATGAACGTAGTGCTGGAAGTAAGCGTGGAAGATGTGATCCGCGCCCTCGCCGGTCAATCCAAGGACCCCGCGTTCAACAAAGCGCTGGAACTGGCTGAACAACGCAAAAATACCAACCAGGCTGATTTTGTTACTTTGTTCGGGCAAACATACGCTGAAGTTGCTCCTCAGGGCCGTCTGGCTACCATCTTCGCCAACGCGTACCAGAAAGACATCAACTTCAACTCCTCTAACCAGCAGGTGCTGGACATGATCCGCAAAGAATCCCATGCCGCCATCAAAAACACCTATATCGTACTGCAAAAACGTATCGATAAATTCGGTGTGGCCCAGCCCAACATCAGCCTCGATGAAAATAAAGGCCTGATCTCCGTGGAACTGGCCGGTGTGGACAACGCAGAACGTGTACGCAAATACCTGCAGGCTACCGCCAACCTGGAATTCCGTGAGGTGTACAAAAACAGCCCCGAATTTTTCCAGAACGTGCTGAACCCGATGAACGAAGCCATCAGGAACGCACAAGGCGGCGCTAAAGCAGCTACCCCTGCCACTACCGATTCATCTAAAGCCACCGCCGCTGCTGATACCAAAGCTAATCCTGCTGATACCAGCAAAGAAGGTAAACTGAGCGACTACCTGGCTAAAAAAGATACCGGAAAAAGTGTAAAAGACTCCGCTAAAGCATCCCAGGAACAACTCTTCGCCGAACAACGCAAACAAAACCCGCTGTTCGCGATCATGATCCCCATGCTCGACCCGCAGTCCGGCACCCTGATTCCAAGCCCTTCCATCGGCCGTATCCTGCCTAAAGACACTGCCGCTTTCCGCCAATACCTGCAGATGCCGGCTGTTCAGGCTATCCTGCCTAAAGACGCGGTATTTGCCTTCGGTCCGGAAAATAAGGAAGACAAACACGGCCCGCTGGCCATCTACGCGCTGAAAGTAAATCCTGCTAACCCTGCACCCCGTGTAGGCGGCGAAAGGATCGTTGACGCCCGTCAGGACGTTGGCCCGGACAACCAGCCGGAAATCAGCATGACGATGGACAACGTAGGTGCGCACGAGTGGAAAAAACTGACCGGCGAACTGGCTCCTGCCAACCCGAAAGACCCTTCCACCCTGAACTTCGTTGCGATCGTCCTCGATAATATCGTTTACTCTGCGCCTTCTATCCAGGGCGAAATCGCCGGTGGCCGTTCTTCCATCAGCGGTAGCTTTACCATGGAAGAAGCCAATGACCTGGCCAATATCCTGAAGTCCGGTAAAATGCCTGCACCTGCACGCATCGTACAGGAACAGATCGTAGGACCTACCCTCGGCGCTGAATCCATCGCCGCCGGTGCCAAATCCTTCATGATCTCCTTCGTGATCATCTTCGTGCTGATGCTGGTATATTATAACAGCGCCGGCTGGGTGGCCAATATTGCACTGGTGCTCAACCTGCTGTTTACCTTCGGTATCCTGGCATCCCTTGGTGCTACCCTCACCATGGCCGGTATCGCCGGTCTGGTACTGACCATCGGTATGGCCGTGGACACCAACGTAATCATCTTTGAAAGAATCAAGGACGAGCTGACGCATGGCAAGAGCTATCCGGACGCGATCTCTCTCGGTTACAAACGCTCCTATGCGCCTGTACTCGACGGTCACGTTACCTCCCTGCTCACCGCGTTCATCCTGTTCTACTTCGGTTTGGGCCCGGTCCTCGGCTTTGCCACCACCCAGATCATCGGTCTGCTCCTGTCCCTGTTCTGCGGTATCCTCGTATCCCGCATGATCACTGACTGGTGGACCAACAAGAAAAGACACTTCGAGTACTTTACACCGATCTCTAAGAAAATCTTCAAACACGCTGCCTTCGACTTCGTAGGCAAACGTAAATACGCTTACATCATCTCCGCTATCGTGGCGATAGGTGGTATCACCTCCTTCTTCCATGGCTTCGACCACGGTATCGATTTCTCCGGTGGCCGTAGCTTCACTGTCCGCTTTGAAAAGCCAATGAACAGACAGGAAGTGGCTAACGTGCTGAAGAAAGAATTTGATGGTGAAGTATTCGTAAAAACCATCGGTAACACCAACCAGCTGAGCATCACTACTGCCTATAAAATTGAGCAGCAGAGCCTGGCGGTTGATCAGGAAGTGATCACCAAACTGTATCATGGCCTGAAACCATACTATGAAGCCAGCGTTACGCAGGACGTGTTCAACACCCGTTATGTAGTTGGCTCTCAGACAGTATCGCCTACCATCTCCGACGACTTGCGCGCCGGTGCGGTAAAAGCCACAATACTGTCCATCCTCGTGATCTTTGTGTACATCCTGATCCGTTTCAGCAAATGGCAGTACTCTATCGGTACTATCTTCTCCCTGCTGCACGACGTATTGCTGACACTGGCCGTATTCTCCTGGTTTAAGGACATCGTTCCTTTCACCCTGGAAATTGACCAGCACTTCATCGCTGCGATCCTCACCGTGATCGGCTTCTCTATGAACGATACCGTGATCGTGTTCGACCGTATCCGTGAATACTTCAAAACCGGCGTACACGGCAGAGACAGAGACACCGTGATCAACAAAGCGATCAACGATACCCTGAGCCGTACCATTATGACGTCCCTCACGGTATTCCTGACCATCCTGGTACTGTTCATCTTCGGTGGTGAAGTAACCCGCGGTTTCGCCTTCGCCATGCTGATCGGCGTTATCACCGGTACTTACTCTTCCATCTTCGTGGCTGCACCGGTACTGGTTGACTTTGACAAGAAAAACCAGCTGTCCAACGAAAGTGACGCAGTGGCGGTTGCTGAAAAGAAAGCAACACCTGCTACCAAATAA
- the yajC gene encoding preprotein translocase subunit YajC, with product MNIMNILLMGPSQGGAQGGSPMISILFFGGMILIMWLFMIRPQTKKAKQQKQFIDNLREGDKIVTIAGIHGKVKKINDNNTLVVEVSPGTSFTIERSAISMEYTSAQQQKPAETK from the coding sequence ATGAACATCATGAACATTTTACTGATGGGGCCGTCACAAGGCGGTGCGCAAGGCGGTAGCCCAATGATTTCTATCCTGTTTTTTGGCGGTATGATCCTGATCATGTGGCTCTTTATGATCCGTCCGCAGACCAAGAAAGCCAAACAACAGAAACAATTCATTGACAACCTGAGAGAAGGCGATAAAATCGTGACCATAGCCGGCATCCACGGTAAAGTGAAAAAAATAAACGACAATAACACCCTGGTAGTGGAAGTTAGTCCTGGTACCAGCTTCACCATCGAACGTTCTGCGATCAGCATGGAATACACTTCCGCTCAACAGCAGAAACCGGCCGAAACCAAATAA
- the groL gene encoding chaperonin GroEL (60 kDa chaperone family; promotes refolding of misfolded polypeptides especially under stressful conditions; forms two stacked rings of heptamers to form a barrel-shaped 14mer; ends can be capped by GroES; misfolded proteins enter the barrel where they are refolded when GroES binds), producing MAKQLFFNIEARNRMKKGVDTLADAVKVTLGPKGRNVVIEKKFGAPGVTKDGVTVAKEIELEDAIENMGAQMVKEVASKTADLAGDGTTTATVLAQAIIGEGLKNVAAGANPMDLKRGIDKAVKAIVENLKKQSEKVGNDNKKIEQVASISANNDSEIGKLIAEAMKKVTKDGVITVEEAKGTDTTVEVVEGMQFDRGYLSPYFITNSEKMQAELQNPYILIYDKKISTMKDILHILEKVAQQGAPLVIISEDLEGEALATLVVNKLRGTLKVAAVKAPGFGDRRKDMLQDIATLTGGIVISEEQGYKLENADLTYLGKAESVTIDKDNTTVVGGKGQKKDIQARIGQIKAQIEVTTSDYDREKLQERLAKLSGGVAVLYVGAATEVEMKEKKDRVDDALHATRAAVEEGIVPGGGVAYIRAIESLDKLKGDNNDEQTGIAIIKRAIEEPLRQITANAGIEGSIVVQKVKEGKGDFGFNARTEVYEKMLAAGVIDPTKVSRIALENAASIAGMLLTTECVIADKPEPKSAAPAMPGGGHGMGMDY from the coding sequence ATGGCAAAACAATTATTCTTCAATATAGAGGCACGCAACAGAATGAAAAAGGGTGTTGATACCCTGGCTGATGCAGTAAAAGTAACCCTCGGTCCTAAAGGCCGTAACGTGGTGATCGAAAAGAAATTCGGTGCTCCCGGCGTAACTAAAGATGGTGTTACCGTTGCGAAAGAAATCGAACTGGAAGACGCTATCGAAAATATGGGCGCCCAGATGGTGAAGGAAGTTGCTTCCAAAACCGCTGACCTGGCAGGTGACGGTACTACCACTGCTACTGTACTGGCACAGGCTATCATCGGCGAAGGCCTGAAAAACGTGGCTGCCGGCGCTAACCCAATGGACCTGAAACGCGGTATCGACAAAGCGGTGAAAGCTATCGTTGAAAACCTGAAAAAACAGTCCGAAAAAGTTGGTAACGACAACAAAAAAATCGAACAGGTTGCATCTATCTCCGCTAACAATGACTCCGAAATCGGTAAACTGATCGCGGAAGCCATGAAGAAAGTAACCAAAGACGGCGTAATCACCGTAGAAGAAGCGAAAGGCACCGATACTACTGTTGAAGTGGTAGAAGGTATGCAGTTCGACCGCGGTTACCTGTCTCCTTACTTCATCACTAACAGCGAAAAAATGCAGGCTGAACTGCAGAACCCTTACATCCTGATCTATGACAAAAAGATCAGCACCATGAAGGATATCCTGCACATCCTGGAAAAAGTGGCCCAGCAAGGCGCTCCACTGGTGATCATCTCTGAAGATCTGGAAGGTGAAGCACTGGCAACCCTCGTGGTAAACAAACTGCGTGGTACCCTGAAAGTAGCTGCTGTAAAAGCTCCTGGCTTCGGCGACAGAAGAAAAGACATGCTGCAGGACATCGCTACCCTCACCGGTGGTATCGTTATCAGCGAAGAACAAGGTTACAAACTGGAAAATGCTGACCTCACTTACCTGGGTAAAGCTGAATCCGTAACTATCGATAAAGACAATACTACCGTTGTAGGTGGTAAAGGCCAGAAAAAAGACATCCAGGCCCGCATCGGTCAGATCAAAGCACAAATCGAAGTAACTACTTCCGACTACGACCGCGAAAAACTGCAGGAACGCCTCGCTAAACTGAGCGGCGGTGTGGCTGTACTGTACGTAGGTGCTGCTACCGAAGTGGAAATGAAAGAGAAAAAAGACCGCGTAGATGACGCCCTGCACGCTACCCGCGCTGCTGTGGAAGAAGGTATCGTACCGGGCGGTGGTGTGGCTTACATCCGCGCTATCGAATCTCTCGATAAACTGAAAGGTGATAACAACGACGAACAAACCGGTATCGCTATCATCAAACGCGCTATCGAAGAACCACTGCGCCAAATCACTGCTAACGCTGGTATCGAAGGTTCCATCGTTGTACAGAAAGTGAAAGAAGGTAAAGGTGACTTCGGTTTCAACGCCCGCACTGAAGTATATGAAAAAATGCTGGCTGCCGGTGTTATCGACCCAACTAAAGTTAGCCGTATCGCACTCGAAAACGCTGCTTCCATCGCTGGTATGCTGCTGACCACCGAATGCGTGATCGCTGACAAACCTGAACCTAAATCCGCTGCTCCTGCTATGCCAGGTGGTGGACACGGTATGGGCATGGACTACTAA
- a CDS encoding L-serine ammonia-lyase encodes MAHECISVFDIFKIGIGPSSSHTLGPWRAAQRFLHELDTAGKLSSVTGLQVLLYGSLAKTGHGHGTDIAVLLGLCGDDPVTFDVNKINSKIDDLRRTRKMMLAGKYEIDFDPVEDIEFLFEESLPFHPNALVFLVTFADGDKRAATYYSIGGGFVVQEGEANGGAASVDLPFPIDTARQLLQFCIKTGFSISELVMENELAWRPEAETRAGVLNIWRVMQECTYRGCHTTGELPGGLKVARRAAALNKKLLKGRTYTDYHSWIEAIRAGGAHFTYTLDWVSCFALAVNEENASFGRVVTAPTNGAAGVIPAVLQYYIAFCDGLHDDKIMQFLLTASEIGSIFKKRSTISAAMGGCQAEIGVSSAMAAAALTECLGGSQRQVLMAAEIAMEHHLGLTCDPIGGLVQIPCIERNTMGAIKAITASQLALQSNPELAKVSLDAVVKTMWDTALDMNSKYKETSDGGLAVNIPISLSEC; translated from the coding sequence GTGGCACACGAATGTATTTCCGTATTTGACATTTTTAAGATTGGCATTGGTCCGTCCAGCTCTCATACTTTAGGCCCCTGGAGGGCAGCCCAGCGATTCCTGCATGAACTGGATACCGCCGGAAAACTTTCTTCCGTAACCGGTTTACAGGTACTGCTCTATGGTTCCCTCGCTAAAACCGGCCATGGCCATGGCACCGATATCGCCGTGCTGCTGGGCCTCTGCGGTGATGACCCCGTTACTTTCGATGTTAATAAAATCAACAGCAAAATAGATGACCTGCGCCGTACCCGTAAAATGATGCTGGCCGGCAAATATGAAATTGATTTTGATCCGGTGGAAGACATAGAGTTCCTCTTCGAGGAATCCCTGCCATTCCACCCCAACGCCCTCGTTTTCCTCGTTACCTTCGCCGATGGCGATAAACGCGCAGCTACCTATTATTCTATTGGTGGCGGTTTTGTGGTGCAGGAAGGCGAAGCAAACGGCGGTGCTGCCTCGGTAGACCTGCCTTTTCCCATTGATACGGCCCGGCAACTGCTGCAGTTCTGCATTAAAACCGGTTTCAGCATCTCTGAACTGGTCATGGAAAATGAACTGGCCTGGAGACCGGAAGCCGAAACCCGTGCCGGCGTGCTCAATATCTGGCGTGTGATGCAGGAATGCACCTACCGCGGTTGTCATACTACAGGAGAACTGCCCGGAGGCCTGAAAGTGGCCCGCCGTGCTGCTGCGCTCAATAAAAAACTCCTGAAAGGACGCACTTATACCGATTATCATTCGTGGATCGAAGCTATCCGCGCCGGCGGCGCACATTTCACCTATACGCTCGACTGGGTGAGCTGTTTCGCCCTCGCCGTCAATGAAGAAAATGCTTCCTTCGGCCGCGTGGTGACTGCACCTACCAATGGCGCTGCAGGCGTAATTCCTGCGGTGCTGCAATACTATATAGCTTTCTGCGACGGCCTGCACGACGATAAAATCATGCAGTTCCTGCTCACCGCCTCAGAAATAGGCAGCATCTTCAAAAAACGTTCTACCATCTCTGCTGCCATGGGCGGCTGCCAGGCGGAAATAGGCGTTTCCTCTGCCATGGCCGCTGCGGCGCTGACAGAATGCCTCGGCGGATCTCAGCGCCAGGTGCTCATGGCTGCCGAAATAGCCATGGAACACCATCTCGGCCTGACCTGCGACCCTATCGGCGGACTGGTGCAGATTCCCTGCATTGAAAGAAATACCATGGGCGCTATCAAAGCCATCACGGCCTCTCAGCTGGCGCTGCAAAGCAACCCTGAACTGGCCAAGGTTTCCCTCGACGCTGTCGTGAAAACCATGTGGGACACCGCCCTGGACATGAACTCCAAATACAAGGAAACGTCCGATGGCGGCCTCGCTGTCAACATCCCTATCAGTCTCAGCGAATGCTAA
- a CDS encoding FKBP-type peptidyl-prolyl cis-trans isomerase: MKKVFLLGGLGLALLAACSKKDNGPAFDPVAQYDADSAIIVNYLKTNNITASHDPRSIFWQIIDSGDVANKPTITSNVTVNYAGTFVDGKSFDSKDNLSFDLNEVIDGWKIGIPKIGKGGRIKLFIPSYWAYGPGGRPGIPPNTVLFFDVTLKDLVKK, translated from the coding sequence ATGAAGAAAGTTTTTTTACTGGGAGGGCTAGGCCTGGCTTTACTGGCGGCCTGCTCCAAAAAAGACAATGGGCCAGCCTTTGACCCTGTAGCGCAGTATGATGCTGACAGTGCCATTATTGTCAATTACCTGAAAACCAATAATATCACCGCTTCCCATGATCCGCGCAGCATCTTCTGGCAGATCATCGACAGCGGCGACGTGGCCAACAAACCTACCATCACGAGTAACGTGACTGTGAATTATGCGGGCACTTTCGTGGACGGAAAATCATTCGACAGCAAAGATAACCTGAGCTTCGACCTCAACGAGGTAATTGATGGCTGGAAAATAGGTATTCCCAAAATAGGAAAGGGAGGACGTATCAAACTCTTCATTCCTTCTTACTGGGCTTACGGCCCGGGCGGCAGACCAGGCATTCCACCAAATACGGTCCTGTTTTTCGATGTGACACTGAAAGACCTCGTTAAAAAATAA
- the nusB gene encoding transcription antitermination factor NusB, whose product MQTLYALETMEQSNIKPGTATRLLNEKLDQTCQIFTYLLYSVVQVAQYAETDAQTRASKHLPSAEDLQVNTKIAGNEFIYQITNDKGFQVNLEQWKMRQLTDTDLIRKLYNILVATDTYKAYIADESRTKAGEKEILEYIYKEILAKNELFIQHMEDTFLHWSDDEEMMGILLGNYFNKPHLFNFLQLISKEKLDYARELLLTVIDKKEYCLELIKPKLQNWDPERIAAVDMLLMEMGVCEFLYFPTIPTKVTINEYIDLAKAYSTPQSGQFINGILDNILKDLEKESLVQKQDRPKK is encoded by the coding sequence ATGCAGACACTTTATGCCCTGGAAACGATGGAGCAAAGCAATATTAAGCCGGGCACGGCCACAAGGCTTCTGAATGAGAAGCTGGACCAGACCTGCCAGATCTTTACCTACTTACTTTATTCAGTGGTACAGGTGGCACAATACGCGGAAACTGATGCTCAGACCCGTGCTTCCAAACACTTACCCTCTGCCGAGGACCTGCAGGTGAACACCAAGATCGCAGGTAATGAATTCATTTATCAGATAACAAACGACAAAGGCTTTCAGGTAAATCTGGAACAGTGGAAAATGCGCCAGCTGACAGATACGGACCTGATCAGAAAGCTTTATAATATACTGGTAGCCACCGACACCTATAAGGCCTACATTGCGGACGAAAGCCGCACCAAAGCCGGCGAAAAGGAGATACTGGAATATATCTATAAGGAAATACTGGCCAAAAACGAACTGTTTATCCAGCATATGGAAGATACCTTCCTGCACTGGAGCGATGACGAGGAAATGATGGGCATTCTGCTGGGCAACTATTTCAACAAGCCGCACCTGTTCAACTTCCTGCAACTGATCAGCAAGGAAAAACTGGACTATGCGCGGGAACTGTTACTGACGGTGATCGACAAGAAAGAATACTGCCTGGAGCTGATCAAACCCAAGTTGCAGAACTGGGACCCGGAGCGTATCGCGGCGGTAGACATGCTGCTGATGGAAATGGGCGTTTGCGAATTCCTCTATTTCCCTACCATTCCAACAAAAGTGACCATCAACGAATACATCGATCTGGCCAAGGCGTACAGCACGCCACAAAGCGGTCAGTTCATCAATGGTATCCTGGACAACATCCTGAAAGACCTTGAAAAAGAGTCGCTCGTACAAAAACAGGACCGTCCGAAAAAGTAA
- a CDS encoding FKBP-type peptidyl-prolyl cis-trans isomerase, translating to MKLLLKIALACLPVLTMLSCSKKADEMMPMATAETDTRIQQYLFAHNEIAVRDPSGLYYRIYNPGDSIHYLKPTSIAFVNYTNQLIDGTVVDASFDVTNFNNRTLKNHIPGWQIGLGKISKGGRIRMYIPPYLAFGSTGVPNIVPPNAILISDVELVDVR from the coding sequence ATGAAGTTATTGCTGAAAATAGCCCTGGCATGCCTGCCGGTATTAACAATGCTCTCCTGCTCCAAAAAAGCAGATGAGATGATGCCCATGGCCACGGCGGAAACAGATACCCGTATACAACAATATCTCTTTGCCCATAACGAAATTGCGGTACGTGACCCATCAGGCCTCTATTACCGTATCTATAATCCCGGTGACAGTATCCATTACCTGAAACCGACATCCATCGCTTTTGTCAACTATACCAACCAACTGATTGACGGTACCGTTGTAGACGCCTCTTTCGATGTGACCAACTTCAACAACAGAACACTTAAAAATCATATTCCCGGCTGGCAGATAGGGCTGGGTAAAATTTCAAAAGGTGGCAGAATACGGATGTACATCCCGCCATACCTCGCCTTCGGCAGCACTGGCGTGCCCAATATTGTTCCACCCAACGCCATCCTCATCTCCGATGTGGAACTGGTAGACGTCAGGTAA
- a CDS encoding DUF1573 domain-containing protein: MKTLLCFLTCGTLLMAACNNQPAKDKTAGQTAASGTTAEAGKASDLSFEEKVHNFGDITQGEKVEYSFKFTNTGTSPLVIEDAISSCGCTVPEWPKQPIKPGETGFMKVIFDSHGKSGYTEKEISIKTNREGGYQVGPKIQCNIITK, from the coding sequence ATGAAAACACTGCTCTGTTTCCTTACCTGTGGCACCCTCTTAATGGCTGCCTGTAATAACCAACCGGCAAAAGATAAAACTGCTGGTCAGACCGCTGCTTCCGGCACTACTGCTGAAGCCGGTAAAGCATCAGATCTTTCTTTTGAAGAAAAGGTGCATAACTTTGGGGATATCACCCAGGGAGAAAAGGTGGAATATTCCTTTAAATTTACCAACACCGGCACCAGCCCGCTGGTAATTGAGGATGCCATCTCCAGCTGTGGCTGCACAGTGCCTGAATGGCCCAAACAGCCCATTAAACCGGGAGAAACCGGCTTTATGAAGGTTATATTCGACAGTCATGGGAAATCCGGCTATACCGAAAAAGAGATATCCATCAAAACCAACCGGGAAGGTGGTTATCAGGTAGGCCCTAAGATCCAGTGTAATATCATTACAAAATAA
- a CDS encoding HesB/IscA family protein, whose product MATTFTAPLQLTDNAAAVVKQLLQGNVEAPYLRIGVKGGGCSGMAYMLGFDALGEDDDLFDIAGVPVIIKKAHGMYLVGLEVDYQDEGDARGFVFRNPGAEVLG is encoded by the coding sequence ATGGCCACCACCTTTACCGCCCCCCTGCAACTCACTGACAACGCCGCTGCTGTAGTAAAACAACTGTTGCAGGGCAACGTGGAAGCGCCTTACCTGCGCATTGGCGTAAAAGGCGGCGGATGTTCCGGCATGGCTTATATGCTGGGATTTGACGCATTGGGGGAAGATGACGACCTGTTTGACATTGCCGGCGTCCCGGTGATCATAAAAAAAGCACACGGCATGTATCTCGTAGGCCTGGAAGTGGATTACCAGGACGAAGGGGACGCCCGGGGTTTTGTATTCCGCAATCCCGGGGCTGAAGTCCTGGGCTAA
- the coaE gene encoding dephospho-CoA kinase (Dephospho-CoA kinase (CoaE) performs the final step in coenzyme A biosynthesis.) has protein sequence MLKVGITGGIGSGKSTVSKIFELLGVPVYYADERAKDILVRDQELAAAVRRHFGPETYDANGMLNRKYLGNIVFNDKDKLALLNSLVHPATIRDSNLWASQQKAPYVLKEAALLFESESFHYLDKIIGVYAPQPLRILRVMKRDNATREEVLARMHKQIDEKIKMRLSDYVIQNDEQHMVIPQVLALHAQLLQLAAAT, from the coding sequence ATGTTAAAGGTAGGCATCACCGGTGGTATCGGTTCCGGCAAAAGTACCGTCAGCAAGATATTTGAACTCCTGGGCGTCCCTGTGTATTATGCGGACGAACGCGCCAAGGATATCCTGGTCCGTGACCAGGAACTGGCTGCTGCCGTGCGCAGGCACTTTGGCCCAGAAACCTATGACGCCAATGGCATGCTAAACCGTAAATACCTGGGCAACATCGTGTTCAACGATAAAGATAAACTGGCATTGCTCAACTCCCTGGTACACCCTGCCACCATCCGTGATTCCAACCTCTGGGCCAGTCAGCAAAAAGCGCCCTACGTGCTGAAAGAGGCCGCACTGCTGTTTGAATCTGAATCCTTCCATTACCTCGACAAAATCATTGGCGTATATGCCCCCCAGCCGCTGCGTATCCTTCGGGTCATGAAACGCGACAACGCCACCCGGGAAGAAGTGCTGGCCCGTATGCACAAACAAATCGACGAAAAGATCAAAATGCGTTTGTCCGACTACGTTATCCAGAACGATGAACAGCATATGGTCATCCCGCAGGTACTGGCACTCCATGCACAGCTGTTACAGCTGGCCGCCGCCACCTGA
- the groES gene encoding co-chaperone GroES, translated as MAKKLSIKPLADRIIVKPAAAEEKTAGGIIIPDTAKEKPVKGTVVAAGPGKKDEPVTVKVGDTVLYGKYSGQELPIDGEDYLIMRESDILAIV; from the coding sequence ATGGCTAAGAAATTAAGTATTAAACCATTAGCTGACAGGATCATCGTAAAACCTGCAGCCGCTGAAGAGAAAACCGCAGGTGGTATCATCATCCCGGATACCGCAAAGGAAAAACCCGTTAAAGGAACCGTGGTAGCCGCCGGTCCTGGTAAAAAAGACGAGCCGGTGACTGTAAAAGTAGGTGACACTGTATTGTATGGCAAATACTCCGGTCAGGAACTGCCGATCGATGGCGAAGATTACCTGATCATGAGAGAATCCGATATCCTGGCTATCGTTTAA